CAGCAGCAATCTCATCATTTGTGACAGTCTCATCATGTTGGGTGGAGATGAGGACCGTGTGGACACGAACAGGAACCATGGCACCTTTTTCATTGAGGTACTCAACAGTTACTTGGGTTTTCCCATCAGGTCTAAGCCACGGGCAAGTCCCATTTTTGCGAACTTCAGTGAGGCGAGCACCAAGCTTGGTTGCAAGAACATGGCTCAGGGGCATCAATTCGGGGGTCTCATCAGTGGCATATCCAAACATGTGACCCTGGTCACCAGCACCAATCTCCTCAGGCCGCTTGGTGAGATGACCATGGACTCCCTGGGCAATATCAGGGCTCTGCTGTTCAATGTTAACAAGAACCTTGCAGTTGTCAGCATCCAGACCCACGTCATCTGAGACGAATCCAATCCCTCGGCATGTGTCCCGCACAATTTTCTCATAATCTACTTGAGCCTTGGTTGTGATCTCTCCGAAGACCATAACCATGTTGGTTTTGGTACAAGTTTCGCAGGCAACTTTACTGTCTGGATCCTGCGCAAGGCAGGCATCAAGCACCGCATCAGAGATCTGATCGCACAACTTGTCGGGGTGTCCCTCATTCACTGATTCTGAGGTAAATAGGAAGCCCTCCATATCTCTAGAACTGCAAACAATGAGTGCATAACAGAGTGAATTAGAAGGTCCACTGGTAATAGAAAAATGCTTTGCTACTTTACCCACATGGGGGAAAAATACAAAGTAACTAAGGGTGTGCAAGGAATACAAAAAGGTAATCCAGGTATGGACCTTTCTGTTAGTAAGTGAAATACTGCAAGGAATCACACTAGAAATCCCAATTTAGTAGAGTCGAGGAATTTAATAATCTTTCTGCAGAATACTGAGCTATATTATGGGCATTTCAGCAAGACAATGGGCAATGCACAGCATCAGACAAACAGGAAGCATGTGTTGCACAAACTTTTAGACTTTAAACACCAAGAAGAATAAGAGGAATGGAATTTTAGTTCACTCGATTTTCTTATACATTAAACATGAGCTTGGGAGGTTAGAAATGAAAGCTCAGATTTAGACTCGGGTGGGTTTCCAATCCATGAACTGCAATTCTTGTGCCACTCGCTACCCCGTTCCTCAGCTAGAAATGATGAATCATCTTCTCAAACAAAAAATGTCCAATTAAAACCCTtttgc
This genomic stretch from Malania oleifera isolate guangnan ecotype guangnan chromosome 3, ASM2987363v1, whole genome shotgun sequence harbors:
- the LOC131151677 gene encoding S-adenosylmethionine synthase 2, which encodes MEGFLFTSESVNEGHPDKLCDQISDAVLDACLAQDPDSKVACETCTKTNMVMVFGEITTKAQVDYEKIVRDTCRGIGFVSDDVGLDADNCKVLVNIEQQSPDIAQGVHGHLTKRPEEIGAGDQGHMFGYATDETPELMPLSHVLATKLGARLTEVRKNGTCPWLRPDGKTQVTVEYLNEKGAMVPVRVHTVLISTQHDETVTNDEIAADLKEHVIKPVIPEKYLDEKTIFHLNPSGRFVIGGPHGDAGLTGRKIIIDTYGGWGAHGGGAFSGKDPTKVDRSGAYIVRQAAKSVVASGLARRCIVQVSYAIGVPEPLSVFVDTYGTGRIPDKEILEIVKENFDFRPGMISINLDLKRGGNGRFLKTAAYGHFGRDDPDFTWEVVKPLKSEKVQA